GGCCCATGGCGCGACCGGCCCATCGGCGAACGCCAGGCGGCGCTGCGCCAGATGGCCGATGAACTTGAACAGCACGCAGACGGCTTCATGCGGCTGTTGACGCGCGAGCAAGGCAAGCCGCACGCGGACGCGCGCGCCGAAGTCGGGCGCTGCGTCGCGTGGCTGCGCGCCTTTGCGGCGCGCGACCTGCCGGTGGAACATCACGACAGCGGCGCGGGCCACCGGTTCGAAACGCGGCGCGTACCCATCGGCGTGGTCGCCGCCATTGCGCCGTGGAATTTTCCGATGACGCTGGCCATCTGGAAGATCGCGCCGGCGCTGCTGGCCGGCAACACGGTGGTGCTCAAGCCCTCGCCGTACACGCCGCTGACGTCATTGAAGATGGGCGAACTGTTTCGCGGCCTGCTGCCGCCCGGCGTGTTGAACGTGGTCAGCGGCGGCGACCGCCTGGGTCCGTGGCTGACCGAGCATCCCGGCATCGATAAGATCGCCTTCACCGGCTCCACCGTGACGGGCCGGCGCGTCATGCAAAGCGCATCAAGCCGGCTCAAGCGCGTGACGCTGGAGCTGGGCGGCAACGACGCGGCCATCGTGCTGCCCGATGTCGACGTCAAGGAGACGGCAGCCAAGCTGTTCTGGGGCGCCTTCCGCAATTCGTCGCAGTATTGTCTGGCGACCAAGCGGCTGTATGTGCACGAGTCCATCTACGACGCCTTCGCCGATGCGCTGGCGGGCGAGGCGGCCAGCGTGGTGGTGGGCGACGGCTCGCAGCCCGGCACCGGGCTTGGCCCCATCCAGAACCGCGCGCAGTTCGAACGCGTGAAGGATCTGATCGCCGACGCGCATCGGACCGGCGTGCGCTTTCTGACGGGGGGCGAGGTGCCGGAGGGCAAAGGCTACTTCGTGCCGGTCACCATTCTGGACAATCCGCCCGACGACGCGCGTAGCGTGGTGGAGGAGGCGTTCGGACCGGTGCTGCCGCTCTTGAAGTACCGCGACATCGACGAAGTTGTCCGCCGGGCCAACGACACCGAGTACGGATTGGGGGGCTCGGTGTGGTCCGGGGATGTGGCCCTGGCGCAGTCGATTGCGCGGCGGCTGGAGACCGGCACCGTGTGGATCAACCACATCCACGTCATGTCGCCGGACGTGCCATTTGGCGGGCACAAGCAGTCTGGCGTGGGGGTGGAAAACGCGCTGGACGGACTGCTGGAATACACCAACACGCAGACGGTGTCGGTGCTGGTGTAGCGGGAACAGCCGGCGCCGCGAGACGCCGGCCCTATTCTCACGCCGCGTAGCGGCTGGCCTCGCCATTGCGGTTGCTGGCGGGCCACAGGCGCAAGGCCAACGCGGCGGCCGCGGCGCCTGCCGCCGTCAGCGTCACGCCGGTCCAGCCCCAGTGGGCCAGCGCCAGGCTGCCCAGTGCGCCGCCGGCGGCCATGCCGATGAAGACGCCCGTCATCAGGATGGCATTCAGACGGCTGCGAGCGGCCGGGTCGATGCCGTAGACGATGCTTTGATGCGCGATCAGCGAGGTCTGGATGCCCAGGTCGAAGCCGACCGCGGCGCCGCCGATCAGCCACAGCGCGGCATGCGTGGGCAGGAACGGCAGGAAGATCATGGCGGCAAACGACACCATGGTCAGGCCGGCGCCCAGGCTGGCGACTGCCAGCGGCCCCCGCGTGTCGGCCACGCGGCCGGCCAGCGGCGCGGCCAGGGCGCCTGCCGCGCCGGCCAGGCCGAACGCGCCGGCGGCGCCCGCGCCCAGGTGGAACGGCGCGTCGTGCAGCATCACGGCCAGGGTGGACCAGAAGGCACTGAAGCCCAGCGACAGCAACCCCTGCGCGGTGGCGGCGCGGCGCAGACCGGGGTGCTGGCGCCACAGCGTCAGCAGCGAACCGAGCAGCGCGCTGTAGGCCAGCCGCGTCGTCGGCTCGAACCGCGGCAGGCCGCGCCACAGGGCCGCGCCCAGCGCCACGATGCTGACGGCGGCGGCCGCGAACATCATGCGCCAGCCGAATTGCTCGGCCACAAAACCGCTGACCACCCGCGACAGCAGGATGCCCAGCAACAGGCCCGTCATGACGGTGCCGACGATCTTGCCGCGCTGGTCGGCCGGGGCCAGGTGGGCTGCGGCCGGCACGATGTCCTGCGCCAGCGTGGCGGACAGGCCGATGGCGAAGCTGGCGGCCAGCAGCAGGCCGATCGTCGGCGACGCGCCGGCCAGCAGCAGCGCCAGGGCCAGCACGGCAGCTTTCACCAGGATGATGCGCTTGCGGTCATAACGGTCGCCCAGCGGGGCCAGCATCAGGATGCCGAAGGCGTAGCCCAGCTGCGTCAGCGTCGGAATCCAGCCCAGCGTTTCGGCGCTGGCGTGGATGTCCGCGCCCAGCACGCCGAGCATCGGCTGGCTGTAGTAAAGGGAGGCGACGCCCAGGCCGGCGCCCACAGCCAGCAAAAAGACCAGGCCGCGCGATAGGGAGGGGTGGGAAGTGGGGGATGACATGGTGGTGTCCGGTGGCTTTGAGTACGGGGCAAATTCTGGGCTTGCCGCCGGGGTTTTGGTAGCCGACCTTCGGGTACATGCGTTATACGATAGGCGTATGACCACCCCCGCCCCTTCTGTTGCAGCCGGCACCGACCGCATGCTGCTGATCGAAACCTTCGTGCGCATCGTCGAGGCCGGCAGCCTGTCCGCCGCCGCCGCCCAGATGGGCGGCACTCAGCCCACCGTCAGCCGCCGCCTGCAACTGCTGGAACGCACGATGGGCGTGCGGCTTCTGAAGCGATCCACTCACGCCATCCGCCTGACCGAAGACGGCCAGCGCTGCTACGAGCGGGGCAAGGAGCTGCTGGCGTCTTGGCAGTCCTTCGAAAGCGAGGTGCGCGGCGCAGACGATGATCCGACCGGGATGCTGCGCGTGGTGGCGCCGCACGTGTTCGGCCAGGATCAGTTCATCGAGCCGCTGGCCACGTATCTGAAGCGCTATCCGAACATGCGCGTGGAATGGCTGCTGCACGATCGCATGCCGGATCTGATCGCCGAGAATGTGGATTGCGCGATCCGTGTGGGCGCGGTGACGGATCCGTCGGTGATTGCCGTGAAGCTGGGCGAGGTGCCGCGCATCGTCGTCGCCTCGCCGGACCTGCTTGCGGGCGGACCGGTGCCGCAGGACGCCACAGACCTGGCGCGTCTGCCGTGGCTGGCGCTGCGCACCTTCTATCGCACCGAGGTCAGCCTGACGCATTGCGGCAGCGGAGAAAGGCAGAGCTTCGACATCCAGCCGCGGCTGTCCACCGACGGCCTGCATGCGCTGCGCAACGCGGCCATCCAGGGGCTGGGCGTGGCGCTGGGATCAGCCTGGGCCATGCAGGGCGATCTGGCCGCCGGCCGCCTGGTGCACCTGGCGCCGCAGTGGCGCGCGGACGCCCTGCCCGTCTTTCTGGTCTATGCGCCGTCGCGCTTTCAGCCGGCGCGCCTGCGGCGCTTCATCGAAATCATGCGCGAGCATCTGCCGATGGAGCTGGCGGGGGCCTGACTTTGCGTGGCGCCGGCCCCCGCGCCGCCGATCAGGGCGTGATGACAATGGCGCCAGTGACCGCGCGGCTTTCAGCGGCGCGATGCGCGTCCTGGATCTGCGCCAGGGGATAGCGCG
The DNA window shown above is from Achromobacter spanius and carries:
- a CDS encoding aldehyde dehydrogenase family protein — its product is MSINLDSDYTMTVNGRAEASPQTFDVLNPATEERIAAAPDASLDQLNAAIAAARAAFGPWRDRPIGERQAALRQMADELEQHADGFMRLLTREQGKPHADARAEVGRCVAWLRAFAARDLPVEHHDSGAGHRFETRRVPIGVVAAIAPWNFPMTLAIWKIAPALLAGNTVVLKPSPYTPLTSLKMGELFRGLLPPGVLNVVSGGDRLGPWLTEHPGIDKIAFTGSTVTGRRVMQSASSRLKRVTLELGGNDAAIVLPDVDVKETAAKLFWGAFRNSSQYCLATKRLYVHESIYDAFADALAGEAASVVVGDGSQPGTGLGPIQNRAQFERVKDLIADAHRTGVRFLTGGEVPEGKGYFVPVTILDNPPDDARSVVEEAFGPVLPLLKYRDIDEVVRRANDTEYGLGGSVWSGDVALAQSIARRLETGTVWINHIHVMSPDVPFGGHKQSGVGVENALDGLLEYTNTQTVSVLV
- a CDS encoding MFS transporter, with amino-acid sequence MSSPTSHPSLSRGLVFLLAVGAGLGVASLYYSQPMLGVLGADIHASAETLGWIPTLTQLGYAFGILMLAPLGDRYDRKRIILVKAAVLALALLLAGASPTIGLLLAASFAIGLSATLAQDIVPAAAHLAPADQRGKIVGTVMTGLLLGILLSRVVSGFVAEQFGWRMMFAAAAVSIVALGAALWRGLPRFEPTTRLAYSALLGSLLTLWRQHPGLRRAATAQGLLSLGFSAFWSTLAVMLHDAPFHLGAGAAGAFGLAGAAGALAAPLAGRVADTRGPLAVASLGAGLTMVSFAAMIFLPFLPTHAALWLIGGAAVGFDLGIQTSLIAHQSIVYGIDPAARSRLNAILMTGVFIGMAAGGALGSLALAHWGWTGVTLTAAGAAAAALALRLWPASNRNGEASRYAA
- a CDS encoding LysR family transcriptional regulator, with the protein product MTTPAPSVAAGTDRMLLIETFVRIVEAGSLSAAAAQMGGTQPTVSRRLQLLERTMGVRLLKRSTHAIRLTEDGQRCYERGKELLASWQSFESEVRGADDDPTGMLRVVAPHVFGQDQFIEPLATYLKRYPNMRVEWLLHDRMPDLIAENVDCAIRVGAVTDPSVIAVKLGEVPRIVVASPDLLAGGPVPQDATDLARLPWLALRTFYRTEVSLTHCGSGERQSFDIQPRLSTDGLHALRNAAIQGLGVALGSAWAMQGDLAAGRLVHLAPQWRADALPVFLVYAPSRFQPARLRRFIEIMREHLPMELAGA